The Mercurialis annua linkage group LG8, ddMerAnnu1.2, whole genome shotgun sequence genome window below encodes:
- the LOC126662015 gene encoding probable disease resistance protein RF9 encodes MPHLRFRRETDDRNETYFVEKSSRRVSDTRNIGKDSCLSNFQKLSWKKKYYEKLPHHLKSCLDYMFIRKYSNKHDLVRLLVAEGLIAERSGESMEDVAESIISELIELRMLQGYLLNVVKPYNNICSADVDEHKFMSKAEHLPVRAVVNIDARNHQSIDFKNLKICSLFLAAEYNWDPYRGFPLAFMQDICKLQFLVVLRIIAVIESIPDEVGNLVNLKYLRLASSKTSNSGRLRELPVDVLKLHQLRHLLLCCVNDLAVRVPKGIGMLANLQTCQGVYAGYGIANELGTLTQLRRFGAKGVSEGHSSELAAAIMNMGNLLSLSLEAEDAWIDGEYKGVLPQLENFSPPHFVQKLTLSGALIEIPNWVASMEKLIKLTLTRSNLSQDGVSLLQHLPLLKHLYLCEAYDAKIIGKEFCKAGGFPKLETLKFASERLVEWAEIVNGAFPNLRYLEFKKCMNFRFVTGDLQNISTLQELTFLLVHGDLVRQLHGEDMYKIKQIPKVNYFDFQSYWTRATWENI; translated from the exons ATGCCTCACTTACGCTTTCGTCGAGAAACAGATGACAGGAACGAGACATATTTCGTCGAGAAATCAAGTAGAAGAGTTAGTGATACCAGAAACATAGGTAAGGATTCTTGTTTATCAAACTTTCAAAAGCTTTCCTGGAAAAAGAAATACTATGAAAAGCTTCCTCATCATCTCAAGTCTTGCTTAGATTATATGTTTATCAGAAAATATAGTAATAAACATGATCTGGTTCGGCTTTTGGTGGCCGAAGGTCTAATAGCAGAGAGATCAGGGGAAAGCATGGAGGATGTTGCAGAAAGTATTATTAGTGAGTTAATCGAGCTGCGAATGCTTCAAGGATATCTTCTAAACGTTGTTAAACCCTACAATAATATATGTAGTGCTGATGTAGATGAACACAAATTTATGTCTAAAGCTGAACATTTACCTGTACGTGCTGTTGTCAATATTGACGCAAGGAACCATCAGTCAATTGACTTTAAAAACCTAAAAATCTGTAGTCTGTTTTTGGCTGCTGAATACAATTGGGATCCTTATCGAGGTTTTCCCCTGGCCTTTATGCAAGATATCTGCAAGTTGCAATTTTTGGTGGTGTTGAGAATAATTGCGGTCATTGAATCCATTCCTGATGAAGTGGGGAATTTGGTTAACCTCAAATATTTGAGGCTGGCC TCTTCAAAAACTTCAAACTCTGGAAGACTACGAGAACTGCCGGTGGATGTGCTGAAACTTCATCAGCTGAGGCACCTGCTACTTTGTTGCGTCAATGACTTGGCAGTCAGAGTACCGAAAGGGATTGGAATGTTGGCGAATCTTCAAACATGCCAAGGCGTGTATGCTGGATACGGTATTGCTAATGAATTGGGTACTTTAACCCAACTTCGTAGATTTGGCGCTAAAGGTGTCTCTGAAGGTCATTCCAGTGAGCTAGCTGCAGCTATTATGAACATGGGAAACCTTCTATCGTTGTCTTTGGAAGCAGAGGACGCATGGATTGATGGCGAATACAAAGGCGTTTTACCTCAACTTGAAAACTTTTCCCCTCCGCATTTTGTTCAAAAACTGACTTTATCTGGAGCTTTAATTGAAATCCCCAACTGGGTTGCTTCTATGGAGAAGCTTATCAAGTTAACTTTAACTCGGTCTAATTTATCGCAGGATGGAGTTTCTCTTCTTCAACATCTTCCCCTATTAAAACATTTGTATCTATGTGAAGCCTACGATGCAAAGATCATCGGCAAAGAATTTTGCAAGGCTGGGGGTTTTCCAAAGCTAGAAACTCTCAAATTTGCTTCTGAGCGTCTAGTAGAGTGGGCCGAGATAGTGAATGGAGCTTTTCCAAATTTGAGGTATCtcgaatttaaaaaatgtatgaaTTTTAGGTTTGTTACGGGagatttacaaaatatttcTACGCTTCAAGAACTAACTTTCTTGTTAGTACATGGAGACCTTGTAAGGCAACTGCATGGTGAAGACATGTACAAGATTAAACAAATTCCGAAAGTGAACTATTTTGACTTTCAAAGTTATTGGACTCGCGCAACCTGGGAGAATATATGa
- the LOC126662016 gene encoding disease resistance protein RPM1-like — MPRLRFYRETDDRREAYLADKSSRRASDTGKLRKLSCLSNFEKLFWKTNKYEKLPHHLKSCLDYISIMKYHKKHDLVRLMIAQGLIADKSGENMEDVAESIIDELVELGRLAENRYFDCLEVVVPYNNLCIVDVDEHKFLSKAEHLPSAKLDLDSDRGLSRAFMQDICKLQFLVVLRLFGAIESIPDEVGNLVNLKYLELAKCMNLFHLPRTLGNLQRLQTLKITYCGRLRELPVDMLKLQQLRHLLLSSGCVNNGEVRVPKGIGTLVNLQTCEGVYAGDSIAKELGTLTQLRRFGAKRVSEDHSSELAAAIMSMENLLSLSLQAEGACLVSEWIGRFLPELENFSPPRLVQKLTLSGTLIEIPKWVAPMEKLTKLTLTSSNLSQDEASLLQYLPKLKHLHLWGAYC; from the exons ATGCCTCGCTTACGCTTCTATCGAGAAACAGATGATCGGAGAGAGGCGTATTTGGCAGACAAATCAAGTAGAAGAGCTAGTGATACCGGAAAATTACGTAAGCTTTCGTGTTTATCAAACTTTGAAAAGCTTTTCtggaaaacaaataaatatgaaaagCTTCCTCATCATCTCAAGTCTTGCTTAGATTATATTTCTATCATGAAATATCATAAAAAACATGATCTGGTTCGCCTTATGATCGCGCAAGGTCTGATAGCAGATAAATCAGGGGAGAACATGGAGGATGTTGCAGAAAGTATTATTGATGAGTTAGTTGAGCTAGGAAGGCTTGCAGAAAATCGCTACTTTGATTGTCTAGAAGTTGTCGTACCCTACAATAATTTATGTATTGTTGATGTAGATGAACACAAATTTTTGTCTAAAGCTGAACATTTACCT TCTGCTAAACTTGATTTGGACTCTGATCGGGGTCTTTCCCGGGCCTTTATGCAAGATATCTGCAAGTTGCAATTTTTGGTGGTGTTGAGACTATTTGGTGCCATTGAATCCATTCCTGACGAAGTGGGGAATTTGGTTAACCTCAAGTATTTGGAGTTGGCCAAGTGTATGAATCTGTTTCATCTGCCGCGGACTTTAGGTAATCTTCAAAGACTTCAAACTCTGAAGATAACATATTGTGGACGTCTACGAGAACTACCCGTGGATATGCTGAAACTTCAACAACTGAGGCACCTTTTACTTTCTAGTGGTTGCGTCAATAATGGCGAAGTCAGAGTACCCAAAGGGATTGGAACGTTGGTCAATCTTCAAACATGCGAAGGCGTGTATGCTGGAGACAGCATTGCTAAAGAATTGGGTACTTTAACCCAACTACGTAGATTCGGTGCAAAACGTGTCTCTGAAGACCATTCTAGTGAGCTAGCTGCAGCTATTATGAGCATGGAAAACCTTCTCTCGTTGTCTTTACAAGCAGAGGGCGCATGCCTTGTTAGTGAATGGATAGGTCGTTTTTTACCTGAACTTGAAAACTTTTCCCCTCCGCGTCTTGTTCAAAAGCTGACTTTATCTGGAACTCTAATTGAAATCCCCAAATGGGTTGCTCCCATGGAGAAGCTTACCAAGTTAACTTTAACTTCGTCTAATTTATCACAAGATGAAGCTTCTCTCCTTCAGTATCTTCCCAAGTTAAAACACTTACATCTATGGGGAGCATattgttaa
- the LOC126662017 gene encoding probable disease resistance RPP8-like protein 4, producing the protein MESNTYDAKIVGKEFCEASGFPKLETLRFSSKHLVEWAEIVNGAFPSLRYLEFHNCENMRFVNEDLRNISTLQELKLQVHGDLARQLLGEENYKIKQIPKWGLNEYGKQRVCKVEVDESNPESIDFKNLEIRSLFLDAKYNHSDCDRGLSVAFMQDICKLQFLVVLRIFGVVQSIPDEVGNLVNLKFLGLAVCVNLDKLPRTLGNLQKLQTLGLKYWGRLRELPVDVLKLQQLRHLQLGDINDLGVRVPKGIGTLVNLQTCEGVCAGYGIANELGTLTQLRRFGANCVSEGHSSELAAAIMNMQNLLSLTLEAEGVLIDGEYRGVLPQLENFSPPHLVQELTLCGALIEIPSWVISMQKLTSLNLYKSYLSQDDASILQYLPKIKYLYLWEAYNAKIIGEEFCEAGGFPELETLRFSSEHLVEWGEIVNGAFPSLRYLEFHNCENMRFVTEDLRNLSMLQEVNFRAVHEDLARQLRGEEKYKIKGMPKVMINGSYISW; encoded by the exons atggaatctaacacaTATGATGCAAAGATCGTCGGCAAAGAATTCTGCGAGGCTAGTGGTTTTCCGAAGCTAGAAACTCTTAGATTTTCTTCTAAGCATCTTGTGGAGTGGGCTGAGATAGTGAATGGAGCCTTCCCTAGTTTAAGGTATCTCGAATTTCATAATTGTGAAAATATGAGATTTGTTAATGAAGACTTGAGGAACATATCTACGCTTCAAGAACTAAAACTCCAAGTACACGGAGACCTTGCAAGGCAACTGCTAGGTGAAGAGAATTACAAGATTAAACAAATTCCAAAA TGGGGGCTTAATGAATATGGTAAACAGAGAGTTTGTAAAGTAGAAGTTGACGAGAGCAATCCTGAgtcaattgattttaaaaatctcGAGATTCGTTCTCTGTTTTTGGATGCTAAATACAATCATTCGGATTGTGATCGAGGTCTTTCCGTGGCCTTTATGCAAGATATTTGCAAGTTGCAATTTTTGGTGGTGTTGAGAATATTTGGTGTTGTTCAATCTATTCCTGATGAAGTGGGGAATTTGGTTAACCTCAAATTTTTGGGGTTGGCTGTGTGTGTAAATTTGGATAAACTGCCGCGGACTTTAGGTAATCTTCAAAAACTTCAAACTCTGGGTCTAAAATATTGGGGAAGACTACGAGAACTACCGGTAGATGTGCTGAAACTTCAACAGCTGAGGCACCTTCAACTTGGCGACATCAATGACTTGGGAGTCAGAGTACCCAAAGGGATTGGAACGTTGGTAAATCTGCAAACATGTGAAGGCGTGTGTGCAGGCTACGGCATTGCTAATGAATTGGGTACTTTAACTCAACTACGTAGATTTGGCGCTAATTGTGTCTCTGAAGGTCATTCTAGTGAGCTAGCTGCAGCTATTATGAACATGCAAAACCTTCTCTCATTGACATTAGAAGCCGAGGGCGTATTGATTGATGGTGAATACAGAGGTGTTTTACCTCAACTTGAAAACTTTTCCCCACCGCATCTTGTTCAAGAGCTGACTTTATGTGGAGCACTAATTGAAATCCCCAGCTGGGTCATTTCCATGCAGAAACTTACCagcttaaatttatataaatcttATTTATCACAAGATGACGCTTCTATTCTTCAATATCTtcccaaaataaaatatttgtatctATGGGAAGCGTACAATGCAAAGATCATCGGCGAAGAATTTTGCGAGGCTGGGGGTTTTCCGGAGCTAGAAACTCTTCGATTTAGTTCTGAGCATCTTGTGGAGTGGGGTGAGATAGTGAATGGAGCCTTTCCGAGTTTAAGGTATCTCGAATTTCATAATTGTGAGAATATGAGATTTGTCACTGAAGACTTGAGAAATTTATCTATGCTTCAAGAAGTAAATTTCAGGGCAGTACATGAAGACCTTGCAAGGCAACTTCGCGGTGAAGAGAAGTACAAGATTAAAGGAATGCCAAAAGTAATGATCAACGGGTCATATATATCTTGGTAG